One stretch of Bradyrhizobium canariense DNA includes these proteins:
- a CDS encoding Flp family type IVb pilin yields MKRTFVRFLADESGATAIEYGLIAAGIALAIIAVVNGIGSNLNTQFSSLNSSLK; encoded by the coding sequence TTGAAACGCACTTTTGTTAGATTTTTGGCTGATGAATCTGGTGCCACTGCAATCGAATACGGCCTTATCGCCGCGGGTATCGCACTCGCCATTATCGCTGTCGTCAACGGCATCGGCTCCAATCTCAATACCCAGTTCTCGTCGCTCAACAGCTCGCTGAAATAA